A stretch of the Ostrea edulis chromosome 9, xbOstEdul1.1, whole genome shotgun sequence genome encodes the following:
- the LOC125657561 gene encoding uncharacterized protein LOC125657561 encodes MRCLLLCLLVRYACSFILDDLHHCPHYSSVSSFLSHIGVNVHTSGTFGISDLDVTNDPKSSSCTVLKANYAKGSHSHTHDLTRGAQFFVTPSGYPNGATDVTLSYDVYFPSSFSWVRGGKLPGAYGHSTHCSGGRDSNHCISTRFMWRANGLGELYLYFPKGSQPNFSTWAKHQQAEIVTNDNYGVSIRSPRFVFTHGKWINLKQQIHLNSVHSSGHGNADGWIKVFMNHESSPVMMIQDAVLRKYEDVKIDGIFFSTFFGGHDDSWASAHTTYTLYKNFQISVGHH; translated from the exons AT GCGCTGTCTCTTGCTTTGTCTCCTTGTCCGCTATGCATGCTCCTTCATATTGGATG ATCTTCACCATTGTCCGCACTACTCCTCCGTCTCCTCTTTCTTGAGTCACATTGGGGTTAATGTTCACACATCCGGGACATTCGGCATCAGTGACCTGGATGTGACTAATGACCCCAAAAGCTCCTCATGCACCGTGCTTAAG GCAAATTACGCAAAGGGAAGCCATTCACACACACATGACTTGACGCGAGGAGCCCAGTTCTTCGTCACGCCATCTGGTTATCCAAATGGAGCCACTGACGTCACATTGAGCTATGATGTGTATTTCCCGAGTTCATTTTCGTGGGTAAGAGGCGGGAAACTTCCTGGTGCGTACGGACACAGCACCCATTGCTCCGGAGGACGGGACTCAAATCACTGCATCTCTACTCGATTCATGTGGAGAGCAAATGGACTCGGAGAACTGTATCTCTATTTTCCCAAGGGATCTCAACCAAATTTCAGCACTTGGGCGAAACATCAACAAGCAGAAATCGTCACCAATGACAATTACGGGGTCTCTATTCGCTCTCCGAGGTTTGTTTTCACACACGGCAAGTGGATAAATTTAAAACAGCAAATACACCTCAACTCAGTCCATAGCAGCGGCCACGGAAATGCAGACGGTTGGATTAAAGTTTTTATGAATCACGAGTCGAGTCCCGTCATGATGATTCAAGATGCAGTTTTACGAAAATACGAAGACGTAAAGATTGATGGCATCTTCTTCTCTACTTTCTTCGGTGGCCATGACGACTCTTGGGCGTCAGCCCATACCACGTACACTTTGTACAAAAATTTCCAAATCTCAGTTGGTCATCATTAA